One Nicotiana tabacum cultivar K326 chromosome 23, ASM71507v2, whole genome shotgun sequence genomic window, CTTGAGGGACAATCTCAGAAACTGCAGGCTCACGCATGGGTTCGTTCTGATCCCTCCCCTTAGAAGAAGATCTAGGGGTTAAGGGAGCTTTAGCCCTAGAAGAAGATGGTTTGACAGTACTACTTTGGGTAGTAGAACTACGAGTAGATAATGAACCTAGACTATGGAGTCTGCCACCTCTCCTACTCCTAGTAGGGCAGTAGAAGAAGCAAGTTCATCAACAATCACCACTTTACGAGGGTCTGGTGTTGAAGAAGACATTTTTAACAAAGGAAATAcagaaaaaagatgaagaaatacGAGAAAAGTTAGGGAGATGAATACAAAGAGGAAGGAAGAGATTTTCAAAAATCAAGCACGACGAAGTATTTATAAGGAAAAACAATCGTCATCAAGGTTGATCATTATGAAATGTCATCATGGAACTATCACTTCGTGACTGATGCAGCCGCATAAAAACCCTAAAAACGCTGAAAATCGTAGAACCAATCATTGCGAGACACGTGTCTTGAGCATTAAATGGACGTGGCATATATCACATCGGTTCTGCAAAAGAcattatgatattcgagaaacgGCGGCAAGAAATTCCCGCCATAAATATTTATCACTTTCCGAATATtcagaaagtggggggactatctgtattggtagGAAAAAAATATGACACGTGGACTACCATCAAGGCGAcatggcatgacacgtggactatCAATAAGGTAATATGTGGCATTTCTAATTAGACGAATTAAAGAATTcaagaaggcacgggagaaacacCCTCGGGATTTCTCTGGGAAAGGAACCGGCTCTGacagctgaaaaagaaaaaataggagCGGAATGGATAAAGACCATTAAAGAGGGAAGATGCACGAATCTGTCATAAACAAGGAAGGGAAATCGACCTTAGTCGTGGTTACGAAAAATCTTCAGTCATAAATGCTTTCGTtataattatatatggtaacggGTAATCAAGACAATTAATGCCATTAGCAAGCCCGAATTAAGTAGAAAACCGTTATAATTATGTATTCCTATATAAAGAGCTAGTCCCCATTTGTAATGGTATCTGATTTTTATTGAATATATACAATTACTCTTTACTTTATTCGTAAGGTTCTAACCGCAATTCTGGGAAGAGATTATCAACCTGCTTTGAATTTTCTTTCATTGTCAACTATTTTCATTATTTGTCTTATTCTTTAAATTATTGAGAAACTGAAGTAAATTTTGGTTATTAGTAACCCGATTTCTTCTTGATATTGACTTTGACCGAGAAAtctatttttgggttaaacaaacATGTCTATCGCGAAAGAAATATTAGAAAATACATTCAATTTTTATCTACAAAGTAAAAATCTCTTtataaaatatgtaaaaatgtgaaataagattctttcattttatttcatATTGAGAAATAAAATACTCATTCTTTGTTGAAGTAATTATCATATCTTTATTACGTTACTCTAAAATTGTAATTTTCACCTTTCTAATACAACAAACTGTTTTGTTTCATAAGTTAAAACCTTTTTAATTTCCCATCATAAGATGTATTTTTAATCAATAGAATATTCAACCAAAAGGTAAATTATAGCTACCGTTGGACTTCACGTTAGAAAAACTTTATGGCACGGCGTTATTATACCTCTTTTTTGGATTATGTAAAGTAAAATTTTCAAGtaaaaaacaaaaagtaaaattttCAAAAAGCTAACTTTCCCCAACTTTAAAGGACAATCTTATTTGAAGACGATATTGCTAATTATGGAGTACAAGTATACACAAGaaacttttattattattctacATTATTATTTATCCATAATCGTTAAATAACACATATGTTGTCTTTCTACATATGTTGTGCATAATGTTATATGAGAATTAACAAAACTTCAAATAGAATAATGCACTTTAAAATTCACAATAGAATTAGACAAGAATATAATTAATGCTAAACTATAATTAGTTAAAATAGCTCATATTATAATAAATAACTTTATGCCGAATATTCGATTTTAGGAATAAATTTGATGCATGAATTTCTATCCTCGATACAAGTATAATAATCTAtcttctatctatatatatagtaAAAAGAGAGGTAAAACCACCACACTAAGCTAAGTAGCGGCCTCACAACAGGCCACTTAACAAATTAGGACAAATTTAGTTAGGTTAGGTAAATAATAGTTTCTTTTTTaagttaaattttttaaaaattaaattatgcattatgtattgttaataattaattactatttttgaattcgaatttaaacatacttaactttatttttatggaaacaataatttttatatattgaaaattatttattctGAAACTTGGACAAGAGTGAGTTgttctagtggtgagcaccctccacttccaaccaagaggttgtgagttcgagtcacccaagagcaaggtggagaattcttggagggagggagccaaggctctatcggaaacagcctctctaccctccccagaccccactagtgagattatactgagttattattgtttgttgttatttattttgAAACCTACTCTATTTTAAATTGGTACAAAatctaatctatatctatattatagaTTTGTATAGACAATTGTAATGGAGTGCATTTGGAATTGAAAGCTTAAATACACAatctttattatttttattagattatatcattttgatattttgaaagctaaaattaATATATTTTGGACAAATTCAAATGAAGATgtacaatgaaaaaaaagtttCAAGAAAAAGTTTTAGGAGTAAGaaaaatatatatctatatttatattatattaaaaaaaaaaattaacaaaaatattAAGTCAAGTAACAAGCTAATAAAATATCATAATAGTAaataaaataatactaaatataGTAGATTATGTAATATAGAAAAGTGAGAACTGAAAAGTTATTCGATGATCATGTAAGTCTTTTTTTAATTTCATGCGATTTTCTTATTTGACATATTTTActgaataaaaaaaaaattaaaatttaattcaagcaatataatataatatgttcATTCAAAAAGATATATCACGATTTATAGTAACGAAAGAATAGAAAGGAGATTAGCTTACTGGGTTAGTAGCTTAATTTTCTAATTAGCTCATAACGACGCCGTTAAGCACCTCGAGAAATGTGACCGTTAGTCCCAGgagtatttttcaaaattagaaaTTCCCCCATCCAGCGGCGCGTACATATCACCTCCCTCCATCTCTCTCTCTTCCCTGTACCACATTTACAGTACACACACTTCTCAGTGTTTCCCCACCCCTTCTCTCCTCTGCTCACATTTTTGTCCTTTtcactttttttctctcttttcctctccATCTCTTTCTAAATCTCAACCCCATTTCCTCAAATCCACCACTAGAAGAGCTAAAACAGTGGAAAAATGGGGTGTGCTCAATCAAGATTAGATAACGAAGAGTCAGTATCGAGATGCAAAGAACGAAGAAACCTCATGAAAGAAGCTGTAAACTACCGCAATTTCTTTGCAGCTGCACATTCAGCTTATTCCATGGCTTTAAAAAACACCGGTGCTGCTCTAAGTGACTACGCTCAAGGCGAAACCCCACCTGCGCCGCCGCCGGTCGTTAACGAGCCGCCGCCTCCGCCTCCACCGCTGACTATGGAAGCCAGCCCTCTCCTACCACCCCCTCCTCCTCCACCAGCTTTCTCACCGCTTCAACGCGCCATGACTATGCCCGAGCTTTCGAAACCTAGAGGTGGAAAAATGAAAGGCATTGCTATtgatgaggaagaggaagaagaagaagaggaagttgATTTGAAATTAAGAGTAAAGCGAAGTGTGGCAGGGCGTGAGACACCAATAATGAAGGAAGAGCCAACCCCACCCCCGCCTCCCCCGGCCCCACCAGGGGAGGCGTGGGATTATTTCTTTAATGTAGATGACATTCATGGACATTTAGAGGAagtcgaggaagaagaagaagaagaggaggaggaagcTTTTAACGAACACAATAACGAAATTCAAGACAAAAGATTTGATAATGTGGGTATAAATCAGTACAACGATGATCAGTTTAAGACGCCAGAGAAGAAGGGGAAAGTAGAGATTCTGAGTGAGGTTGAAGAGGAGACACCGGTGAGGGCGGAGGATAGTACAGAGAGAGTGTTTAACCATTCAAACACTGCCCCACCTGAGATAAGAGGTGGAGTAGTGGGAGTTGGTGGAAATGTTGTTGGATATggtaacaataacaataatgcTGATTTCTTTAAAGTTTTAGGTGAAATTGATGATCATTTCCTTAAAGCTTCTGAGAATGCACAAGAGGTTTCTAAGATGCTTGAGGCTACTCGATTGCATTACCACTCTAACTTTGCTGATAATCGAGGTAACTTTTGATGTTTAGAATGGATAAAATTCTCTTATTCTTCATGTCTTTTAGATTTTGACTGCTAAAGCTCAAACCGTTTTAGCACTGCAGAGGTTTCCTTTACATAAATTCTTGCAAAGTTATGTTTATTGCTATTCAATGAGGAAATGGGGAATAAGGTAAATTCATTCATATATGAATGATAGTTTTACACCTTTGCCTCTGTGGTTACTGCTTTGCCATGTATTTAGCTTGCTGGAGACTTGAAATTGGTTTTATCACATGTTGTTACCCTGAGTCACATTAATACCTATGATGCTGGGCCGAATTAGGCATTCTGTTCCTTTGTTTGACTAGCTTGTTTTTCATAATTGCTCTACTTTGTCTTATGGGAAACAACAAGGAGACCGTTTTCATACAGTTAAATTATATGATCCCAGTACTTTAACAGCAAAAAACTGAAGCAACAAGGTTGTAGATCTTCTTGGATGTTAAAAATAAATGTCCCTTTTTTGCAGGACATATTGACCATGCAGCTAGGGTGATGCGTGTTATTACGTGGAACAAATCATTTAAGGGAATACCTAACGGTGATGCTACTAAGGATGAGTATGACATCGATGAATATGAGACACATGCCACTGTTTTGGACAAATTGCTGGCATGGGAGAAAAAACTTTATGATGAAATGAAGGTGTTTAGTGCTTCTTCTTGTTCCTTTGCTTTCTCTTGGTTAAAATCTTGGATTTTATGTTTGATTTATGAGATAAGGGCCAGGAAGTATGGACACCAAATCTTCTATTGTGTATCAGGTCCTATCTCTACATGCATTTCCATTAAGGGGATATCAGAATAGAAATTCAAATGAGAATTAATACGGAGTCTGTGTATCAAATGAAACGTGCGACTAAGATCACGTTCAGAGTATATCTGGTAGAAAACTCAAACCCTGCTATCTCCATCTGGTTTAGAAATGCTGAAAGAGGAGGTGGCTGGTGCAGTTTGAGGATTTACTATTGCTTTCCGCTTGGAGCGGCTCACCCCCTTGTCACTTAAAGGGTTAAGTCCATCCGGGCTCTTTCACTTGCATGAAGAGCAGAGAGCTTGATTTCCATGCAATTTATACCTTCTTAATATGTCCTCTGCCCCCTAATTTTCCAAATCTTAGTTTGTGTCAGTGTCTTTGTCAAACACCATTATACTTGTGTCATTGTCCAAGCTACTCATGACCTTTCATATCGTGCATCACAACTCCCATTCTGTTTCTCTGTGTAGCTGATCCTTTCCTTATGTATTGAAGTTTCTATATGGCCTTCTGTGATGGCTCTGTGCCTTGTATTGACCTTTATTAATTGGCCGTACTTTTCTTGTTATCCAATAGGCTGATGGTTTACGAAAatgttattttgtttgatttcaaTAGGCTGGTGAGCTTATAAAACATGAATATCAGAGGAAAGTTGCCTTGCTAAACAAGCTGAAGAAACGAAATGCTAGCTTGGAATCACTGGAGAAGACAAAGGCTGCTGTTAGCCATTTGCATACACGATATATAGTTGACATGCAGTCCTTGGATTCCACAGTTTCTGAAGTAAATGACATCCGTGACAAGCAGTTGTATCCCAAGCTGGCTGCTCTTGTTCAAGGGTAAGTGCTTGTGTGGCTAACCTCCATGATGAAAACTATATTTATTAATACATGTGTCTCTGGTGGCCGTTCTTTCTGTTCGTCTATTGACATTGTTATTTGTTATCTGTAACTGCTATTGGACCTAGATTTTCTTTTACACGGATTATTATAGTTAGAAGCTGTCGCTATTacacacaatttagacgttagTGTTCTGAGTTGTAAGTCCTTGGGAACTGTGATCTTTTAACAAAAGTTGTGATATGTTTGGGTTGATCTATTCCAACATGCAATTATTTTTCCTTCTTATGATAGGAAAAACTATACGGAGGTGGGGATTTAATTATGTCCTATGTGCTTTCTCGTCTTCTTTTGTGGAGCTGCATAGAGGTGTAAAATATCTAATTTAGAATTGTCTTTTAAGTGAAAATCCTGGAACTCACCAACCATTTGAAAGATTTTTTAAGTGAAACCATAGACTCGAGTGATGGTATACAAGTCTTAGTTTTTGCTAAATTAAGATGCTCTTCTTCCTAATTTTATCACAAAATTTGCTCTAGAAGTCTTCATCAGAGGAACAATTGTCTTACAAACTAAACTCCTAAGAAAAAATTCTTACTACTAGATGGTGGGCGACAATTGCTACTACTATGCCACAATCACAAGCTAGTTGGGCACTCAAAAGTGAAACTTACAAAATAATCTTTTTTGAAGACCAAGGAAAATTAgccggctatatgaatcctcactgtaCAATTTCTCCATCTGGTTTTGACTAGATAGTATGCAAGTGGTTTTAGAATTAATGAATTGTATATTACAAGTCGACAATCAAAATTTGAGTAAGCATTTGTCAGAAAGCTCTAAAATGGCATTTGTATTGCCAAAACACCACTTACTAGTTTCTCCCTGGTTCTGATCCTAAAAGAATCAGAGGTAAGGATGCAGTTTAATGAAATTGTAATGAGGAAGCTTGGACTTCatataagaaaggaaaaaaggtAGACAAGCCTTTGCGATATAATAATGGTTGTGATTCGATTTTAAGCTCGTTGATTCCTTTCCCAGAGTAGAAG contains:
- the LOC107771153 gene encoding protein ALTERED PHOSPHATE STARVATION RESPONSE 1, producing the protein MGCAQSRLDNEESVSRCKERRNLMKEAVNYRNFFAAAHSAYSMALKNTGAALSDYAQGETPPAPPPVVNEPPPPPPPLTMEASPLLPPPPPPPAFSPLQRAMTMPELSKPRGGKMKGIAIDEEEEEEEEEVDLKLRVKRSVAGRETPIMKEEPTPPPPPPAPPGEAWDYFFNVDDIHGHLEEVEEEEEEEEEEAFNEHNNEIQDKRFDNVGINQYNDDQFKTPEKKGKVEILSEVEEETPVRAEDSTERVFNHSNTAPPEIRGGVVGVGGNVVGYGNNNNNADFFKVLGEIDDHFLKASENAQEVSKMLEATRLHYHSNFADNRGHIDHAARVMRVITWNKSFKGIPNGDATKDEYDIDEYETHATVLDKLLAWEKKLYDEMKAGELIKHEYQRKVALLNKLKKRNASLESLEKTKAAVSHLHTRYIVDMQSLDSTVSEVNDIRDKQLYPKLAALVQGMVNMSEFMFSHHKNQLEMATDLKAIEISGFPLETSKHHHERTIQLGNVVKEWHDHFDNLVKNQKLYIQTLHSWLKLNLIPIESSLKEKISSPPRAQNPPIQALLHSWQELLEKFPDELAKSAIASFEAVIRTIIIHQEEEMKLKEKCEETRKEYIRKRQAFEDWYQKYMQRRTPPDVADPDRATESNPKDPVAEKQFLVDALKKRLDEETEAHQKHCIQVREKSLGSLKIRLPELFRAMSEYSYACLEAYGRLRLIIQSQHSNGSS